In the genome of Zygosaccharomyces rouxii strain CBS732 chromosome G complete sequence, the window GTTTACACAAGAAGACACTAACATTTACAGAAAATAGAGTGTTCTGGTTATGCTTTGTGTATGACAGGTTGGTCTCTGTGAGGTTTGGACTGCCACTAATGATAAACGAGATGGATATTGATGTGCCTTTACTGACAGAATCGGAGAGACCCAATCAACAAGGTTTATTCGAAGCTCACCACTTCAATTCCCAAGTAAGACTAGCCAAGATCACTACACAGATTGTGAGGAAAATATACACCCGGAATTCGTTTTCCTTTGTTCAAAATTGCTATATGGtattgaaagaattgaagcACTGGTTGGACACTCTcccaaattctttaaaagtTGACTACGGCAATTTTAGTGCGAAACAATCGAGATCCACAATCAATTTGCATATCAATTACAACTataccatcatcattaccACTCGACCAATCTTTCTATATGTCTTCAACAAATTAATTGAGAGTGGCAGAAAAGCGGAAGAAATTTTCCCAGAGAAGCTTCTAAATACCAtaacaattcttttagAATCTAGCGTTCAAGCAGCTCAAATCCAAAGTTTGATTCTAACTAGGCTTTACTATGATGGTCGAATGGTTAGCGCCTCTTTTTTGGATTGTCATTATATTTTCAACGCAACTATCATTTTGATATTTGCCGCCTTTTGCAGATCGATGCCCAATCATACGATTTCCTTTGGTTGTGATATTAATACGCTTTTTGAAAGGGTACAGATAAATCTAACGGTTTTGCAGCAAATATCGCAGTTCAATATTGCTGCTTGTAATTTTAACAAGCAATTGACTGAAATAATAGAGTTAATTAGTTCACCTGATCTTCAGGTTACGTTAAAGGGTTCATTTGCCAAACAATCAGGTTATACGGAGTCAGAACAACAATCACTAGAGATGCCAGCGACTTCTAATTTTGACATGGACGTTATAAggaatttggatttgtcGAGAATTTTGGATGATATTGGGGATACTGGTAAAACAGACCAAGTCTTGCCATTTGATAACGAGGATTTTATGAAATATGGTTTCTTTTGAACTTTGAATTTGCTTTTTACATTCGAATATTTTATAATCAGTTTATAAAGATTAAAGAGTTACTACTGCTACTAATTTTCTTTAATACCACAGCCGCCGCCCCCAGGTGTTTTGATAATGATACGATCACCAGGATTCACCCGAACAGAGTTTTTACTACCAATATTTATGGtatttttaccattatttCTAATCCATAAATTAATACCTTTTTGACCATCTTGACCGCCATGTATTCCATGAGGGGCAACCACTCTTCTCTCAGACAATATGGAGGCTTGTACTGGTTGGGAAAATTCGATATCTCTAATGACACCATCACCTCCCATGTATTGTCCATCGCCTCCAGAACATGATCTAATGGAAAATTCCCGTAATATCACAGGATACCTACGCTCGAAGATTTCACTGTCTGTCATTCTAGTATTGGTCATATTTGTGTGCACTGCATCAGCACCATCCCAGCCAGGGCCTCTGAAAGAATCAGCGCCAGCACCGTGACCACCACAAATTGTTTCGTAGTAACCAAATCCATTGGTTACTTCACCGGTCTTAGGATCTCTACCGCCAGTACCAAATGTGAAATTATTGCAATCACCTTGAGAATCAGCCATTACATGGAAAGTTTTGAGAACGACATCAGTGACCCTTTGAGAAGTTAAAACATTTCCTCCAACAACAGCAATCCCATTAATTGGGCTCAGCACTGAGCCCTTTGGAATTTTAACTGTAATTGGTTTCAAACAGCCCTGATTGAGCGGAATATCTTCACCAACCAAGCATCTCAGACAGTAGAGAATAGCCGAATTCGTGATTGCTTCAGGAGCATTTATATTACCATAGACTTGAGGAGACGTaccatcaaaatcaaagacaTACTCctccttttcaatatccAGTTTTACCTTTaatttgatcaaagttCCGTCGTCCATTAGATCTTCACCGCTAAATTCAGTTTGACCGAAATGTTGGGCAAGTTGCTTTAACATCTTCTTGATTGTATCAGAGGCATTATTCTGAATAGCTTTCATGTATTTAACAATTGCTCCCAACCCATGTTCCCTCATGAGCTTGgcaatcaattgaattcCTTTGTTATTGGCGGCAATTTGGGCTTTCAAATCACTAATATTATCACTGAGTCTTCTAGATCCAGAGCATTCAGGGTATTTTGCAGGTTCTTCCAACAACAGCTTGCGgatcaattgttcttgaaattcACCTCCTCTAACAATAAACTCTGAATAAATGGCGGCACCTTCTTCATAAAGTTCTTTGGAGTTAGGGGGGACAGATCCTGGGAGAATACCACCAATATCGGCATGATGAGCTCTTGATGCAACGTAAAAGATCACTTCACCTGTCTCTTCTGAAAAAGCTGGTGAAATCACAGTGATATCTGGCAAATGAGTTCCGCCAATATCTGGGTGGTTTGTGACCAAAACATCCCctggtttcaattttccTTTCCACAATTTAGCCTGGGCGGCTATGCAAGTAGACATCGAACCGAGATGAACAGGTACATGGGGGGCATTAGCTACCAGATTACCATCAGGATCAAAGAGAGCACAGGAGAAATCTAGTCTTTCCTTCACGTTCGTAGACACAGaagttttcttcaattgaagCCCCATTTGTTCAGCAATGTCCATAAACTTGTGGCTAAAGATGGATAGCATCACAGGGTCGACATGAGATTCAGGTTCctcaagagaagaaatatCGGTAGATTTGTGCAAAATTTCGATAAAAATATGTGATTTGAGCACCGTTGCCTTGGCATTTCTGGGGATAATATTCGTTTGAGTACCATCTGCCAAAATGGCAGGACCATGAACAACACTTCCATAGACCATATTATCAATTCTGAAGATAGGAGTTTCATACAGCTTACCATCAAAATATACtttcttgaagaaacttGCCTCTTTGGAAGTTACCACTTCTCTGCGTTCatatttattcaattgagCGTCTACAGATTCTTCCTCTCTGACGAATGACTTGGCAACTGCTCTGACCCTAATATCATCTACAATAATGTTTTTATCATTGAATGCAAACCCAAACTCCCTCATATGAGCTTCTGCAAACCAGTTCTCGAAATCccaatcttcatcttgCTCTAGTACCATTAAGCTAGTTTCCGTACCCTCGTACCGTAAATTTAAGTACTTTTCATGATCGATTAGATGTTCTGGGAAACCTTGGgataccaattgatcattACATTTAACTACCAAAGATtccaatttggatttaaTCTTGGTAGAATTTTCTGGTAGGTTCAACAGGAGGAAACATGGTTCTTGGTTCTCTTCAACTACATCAGCGAGGAATATACCATAAGCCGATAAAAGCGATGAGTATCTATGAGCCAAAACTTCCTTGATACCTAAAGATTCTGCAACTGCAACTGCATGTTGACCTCCTGCACCACCAAATGTAACCAATCTGTGTTTAGACAACACATGTCCCTTTGCCTCCGTAATGGCTCTAATAGGTCTTGCCATTGATTCATTAGCAACCTTTAAAAAACCAAAAGCAACTTCGTTTGGTGTCATATTGGTATTTAAGTCAGCGTTAATAATTTTCGTCAATGCCTCGAACTGTTTTCTTGTAGCATCAATGTCAAGggattcatcttcattggGACCAAATATCTTGGGGAAGAATTCAGGAACTAGACGACCCAAGAGCAGATTGGCATCTGTAATGGTTAGTGGCCCACCTTTACGATAGGCAACAGGACCTGGATTAGCAGTGGCAGATTCGGGACCGACTCTGAAAAGACCGTTTTCCCAAAACAACCTTGAGCTACCGCCAGCGGCAATAGTATTGACGTTCAATTGTGGTGTTTGAATGACAATTCCAGCTGTTGTGGTTTCGAGAACGTGTTCCAGTTTACTATCTCCGAACCTGCTAACATCTGTGGATGTGCCGCCCATATCGAATCCAATTAATGGGATTTCGTTAGCTTCATCATAACAAGTTCTCGAGTAACCTACTACACCACCTGCAGGACCAGAGAGAATAGATTTTAAACCAGAAAATCTTTGACCTTCTACCAAACCACCATCGGATTGCATAAACTGAATGCTTGTGTTCTCAGTGTTGATTAGACCAGATTGAATGCTTTCTAGATATCTCCTGATCACAGGTGTTAAGTACGCATCTGCTACACTGCTATGAGCTCTGGGCAAATGTTTAATCATTGGGGAAACCTCTGATGAGAGCGATACATGTTTAAATCCTAATTGTTTGGCGATACGCCCGACTAGTTGTTCATGCTGCGGATAAGTGTAAGAGTGTAAAAACGACACTGCAATAgattcaattcctctttGTTTGATATTCTTTAAGGCAAGGGTGATTTCTTGTGGGTCTGGTATTTTCAATATACGTACCACTTCGCCGCTGGTACCGTAGACAGTACCAGCATTATTGTCAGGTTTTGAGATGTTATGAAGGGGATCTTCAGAAAAATCTTCGAGAGTTATTCTTTCATTGATCTCAACTACCATTTCGTATAATGGTTGGGGCTTCTGGATTTTTAGATTAAAGATATCTGGTCTAGTTTGGTCACCAATCGCCATTACATCCTTAAAACCCTTAGTGGTGACAAACGCACAGGGCTCACCATTTCTTTCCAACGCACAATTCGTTGCTAGTGTAGTCCCCATCCTAATACTACTCACATTGGAAACATCTAGCGGCATGCCTCGAGGAatcgtttttttttcgagCGTCTCTAATAACCTTCTCATACCTTCCAGCGGCGCATCTTTGTAGTTCTTTGGGTCTACAGATAACAATTTGATACAGAcatcatcttcaacttTACCAGTACCTGGATTACCGATGCAATCGGTAAAAGTTCCACCTCTATCAATGGCTATACGAATCCTTTGATTAATTGGTTCACCAGTCATGTTATGTGAATATTTGTATGTAACTAGTGTGCTTGTGTATTGTGTTTTTAACCTTTCTAATTCTAGTGAAAGAGGTCTTTATCCAATAATTGGTATTCATAATGTCTTCTTTTATAGATTTACTATTGGCGCTTTCAACTGGTATATTGTCGGATATTTAGTCGGTGTTTTCACCGACAATGATTGTTCGGAGGTTTCAGCTAATTTTTCACCGAAATGAATCTTTAATGGAGACTTCAACCATAATTAtcgaaaagaaaaagacaTCTAAATAGGGCAACAGTTGAGACAATTGATAAGAGCATTCCAACGGAGTAAttattgataaagaatGGGACATCATGCAAGGAATCTTGGCGGCTTGATCGATGGCTCATTTACCGACAAGTAAAGAATATCATCAACAAGATATATAAACGATGAGCTAATGAGAACAAAGCAGAAAAGTAATCATCCTCGCTGTAGTCAACACCAGGCATCATGACAGAGGTGGATCTTACACTTAGAAAAAACAATGAATCACAAAAAGcaaatggtgaagaaagtATAGTTTCTCTAACTGAGAATTCAGAATTCATCGAGGAAGATCTCTATATTGACAAGTACGAGGAGAGGAAATTGCTTAAAAAGTTGGACATAAGGCTACTGCCCATGCTAGCGTTCATGTACTTCTTATCTTCATTAGATCGCTCGAATATTGCTAATGCTTATACTTCTGGTATGAAGGAAGATTTAGGTCTGACCAGTAAACAGTACTCCAATTGTGTGTCTGTTTTCTATTCGACATATCTAGCGGCTGAATTACCTGCAGTTTTGGTATTAAAGAGAACAAATGTCAAATACTATATGTCTTTCCTTGTATTTTCATGGTCAATTATAACGTTATGCTCAGGATTTGTCAAAAGCCATAAATCTCTATTAGCTTTAAGAGTCTTACTGGGAACTTTTGaaggtggatttttccCAGCAATGACATTAATCATTAGTATTGTTTACAAACCTCAAGAGCAGGCAAAGAGAATagcatttttctttggatcATCTGCACTTTCAGGAGCGTTTGGGGGCTTAATTGCCACAGGGTTGGCATCTGTGAAAGACGCAGGAGGTTTAGAAGGTTGGAGATGGCTTTATATTATCGAAGGATTGATATCCATTGGTGCATCTATTTGGTTGTTTTTAGGGTTACCTGCTAAATTCGAGTATTTGCCCTTCTTAAATGAACGTGAGAGTAAACTAATGGAGATTCGTTCTAAACAGAGGGAGCAGTATATGGGGACAcaggaaaaatttgattggTCATTTGTGAAGGATGCTTTGATGGATTTTAAGACTTATTTTTCGTTTATCATTCAATTTTGTCAAGATACAGTAATGTATGGATTCAGTACCTTCCTAACATCAATTCTGAAGATGGGACTTGGTTattcttcaagaaaatCTCAGTACATGAGTGCTCCTGTTTACATTTTGGCTGGTATAGTATTTCTCATTTCAGCATTTCTGAGTGATAGGTTCAAACTGAGAGGCCCCATTTTCTTCGGCTATAACATCATGGGGATTGTTGGGTACATTCTTTTACTAAGTGTGCATAACGATGCAGTCAAGTATTTTGCCTGTTATTTGATcactttttcactttatACTGGTACTGGTCTTAATATTTCCTGGTTAACCAACAATATGGCACCTCATTACAAGCGCGCTACGGCTTTAGGTTTGAACCAAACCCTCGGAAATTTATCTGGTGCAATTGCAGGACAAATTTACACCAAACCCCCTTACACTTTTGGTAACTCATTCTCACTAGGGTGTA includes:
- a CDS encoding uncharacterized protein (similar to gnl|GLV|KLLA0C18953g Kluyveromyces lactis KLLA0C18953g and some similarites with YKL015W uniprot|P25502 Saccharomyces cerevisiae YKL015W PUT3 Positive regulator of PUT (proline utilization) genes zinc-finger transcription factor of the Zn(2)-Cys(6) binuclear cluster domain type), which produces MSGKKSKKACEICKRRKKRCSGGLPCEYCVKIDKPRECVYHTRTSSKTVKVTERYVLNLKAKIKNLESRLATVSDDSSNANPSISSEEEDNGQTMGGNIDSSGNYRLGNSACNKFLFQLKDSLVNSCQLPDDIYEPDIETISLESSPNVALIQLIFQENCPSRSEAKRWISAAYNVIGADYMYIEPDYETKILDSLIWDENSRNANFVRYATEITRFFTYLALGCLFNEERSPENTRSKFPGLQYFETALKLQSELLKVYDMVANTSLVQSFLYAAYYALSLDKSDFAYLTIGSAIRMTFTLGLHKKTLTFTENRVFWLCFVYDRLVSVRFGLPLMINEMDIDVPLLTESERPNQQGLFEAHHFNSQVRLAKITTQIVRKIYTRNSFSFVQNCYMVLKELKHWLDTLPNSLKVDYGNFSAKQSRSTINLHINYNYTIIITTRPIFLYVFNKLIESGRKAEEIFPEKLLNTITILLESSVQAAQIQSLILTRLYYDGRMVSASFLDCHYIFNATIILIFAAFCRSMPNHTISFGCDINTLFERVQINLTVLQQISQFNIAACNFNKQLTEIIELISSPDLQVTLKGSFAKQSGYTESEQQSLEMPATSNFDMDVIRNLDLSRILDDIGDTGKTDQVLPFDNEDFMKYGFF
- a CDS encoding uncharacterized protein (highly similar to uniprot|P28273 YKL215C Saccharomyces cerevisiae Hypothetical ORF) codes for the protein MTGEPINQRIRIAIDRGGTFTDCIGNPGTGKVEDDVCIKLLSVDPKNYKDAPLEGMRRLLETLEKKTIPRGMPLDVSNVSSIRMGTTLATNCALERNGEPCAFVTTKGFKDVMAIGDQTRPDIFNLKIQKPQPLYEMVVEINERITLEDFSEDPLHNISKPDNNAGTVYGTSGEVVRILKIPDPQEITLALKNIKQRGIESIAVSFLHSYTYPQHEQLVGRIAKQLGFKHVSLSSEVSPMIKHLPRAHSSVADAYLTPVIRRYLESIQSGLINTENTSIQFMQSDGGLVEGQRFSGLKSILSGPAGGVVGYSRTCYDEANEIPLIGFDMGGTSTDVSRFGDSKLEHVLETTTAGIVIQTPQLNVNTIAAGGSSRLFWENGLFRVGPESATANPGPVAYRKGGPLTITDANLLLGRLVPEFFPKIFGPNEDESLDIDATRKQFEALTKIINADLNTNMTPNEVAFGFLKVANESMARPIRAITEAKGHVLSKHRLVTFGGAGGQHAVAVAESLGIKEVLAHRYSSLLSAYGIFLADVVEENQEPCFLLLNLPENSTKIKSKLESLVVKCNDQLVSQGFPEHLIDHEKYLNLRYEGTETSLMVLEQDEDWDFENWFAEAHMREFGFAFNDKNIIVDDIRVRAVAKSFVREEESVDAQLNKYERREVVTSKEASFFKKVYFDGKLYETPIFRIDNMVYGSVVHGPAILADGTQTNIIPRNAKATVLKSHIFIEILHKSTDISSLEEPESHVDPVMLSIFSHKFMDIAEQMGLQLKKTSVSTNVKERLDFSCALFDPDGNLVANAPHVPVHLGSMSTCIAAQAKLWKGKLKPGDVLVTNHPDIGGTHLPDITVISPAFSEETGEVIFYVASRAHHADIGGILPGSVPPNSKELYEEGAAIYSEFIVRGGEFQEQLIRKLLLEEPAKYPECSGSRRLSDNISDLKAQIAANNKGIQLIAKLMREHGLGAIVKYMKAIQNNASDTIKKMLKQLAQHFGQTEFSGEDLMDDGTLIKLKVKLDIEKEEYVFDFDGTSPQVYGNINAPEAITNSAILYCLRCLVGEDIPLNQGCLKPITVKIPKGSVLSPINGIAVVGGNVLTSQRVTDVVLKTFHVMADSQGDCNNFTFGTGGRDPKTGEVTNGFGYYETICGGHGAGADSFRGPGWDGADAVHTNMTNTRMTDSEIFERRYPVILREFSIRSCSGGDGQYMGGDGVIRDIEFSQPVQASILSERRVVAPHGIHGGQDGQKGINLWIRNNGKNTINIGSKNSVRVNPGDRIIIKTPGGGGCGIKEN
- the TNA1 gene encoding Tna1p (weakly similar to uniprot|P53322 Saccharomyces cerevisiae YGR260W), with product MTEVDLTLRKNNESQKANGEESIVSLTENSEFIEEDLYIDKYEERKLLKKLDIRLLPMLAFMYFLSSLDRSNIANAYTSGMKEDLGLTSKQYSNCVSVFYSTYLAAELPAVLVLKRTNVKYYMSFLVFSWSIITLCSGFVKSHKSLLALRVLLGTFEGGFFPAMTLIISIVYKPQEQAKRIAFFFGSSALSGAFGGLIATGLASVKDAGGLEGWRWLYIIEGLISIGASIWLFLGLPAKFEYLPFLNERESKLMEIRSKQREQYMGTQEKFDWSFVKDALMDFKTYFSFIIQFCQDTVMYGFSTFLTSILKMGLGYSSRKSQYMSAPVYILAGIVFLISAFLSDRFKLRGPIFFGYNIMGIVGYILLLSVHNDAVKYFACYLITFSLYTGTGLNISWLTNNMAPHYKRATALGLNQTLGNLSGAIAGQIYTKPPYTFGNSFSLGCIVLSNILTFSQVIILKRINIKKKKILAGESPDTAKSRRGDWALDYEYCL